A single Choristoneura fumiferana chromosome 9, NRCan_CFum_1, whole genome shotgun sequence DNA region contains:
- the Mvk gene encoding mevalonate kinase, whose translation MLNGDNCYTVSVSAPGKVILHGEHSVVYGKTAIAVSLGLRSSIVIKEVKTAGEPVVYIHLPCVGLQETIPLNPTVKALFNPPLCAGVTGKFTWKIPGKLDHDCHLRKVNEFLHMMKPNFDELPSNQKNSLRSFLYMYSGIFGSTNVQIKSMDISMGSELTIGAGTGSSASFAVCLAGALLRLLSLKAHPAAAFEPPQGFEPHEREAISAWAYNCERIMHGAPSGIDNETCTFGSVVSFKKGSKPRHLDLRLNLRVLLVDSRVSRETHALVVKVAGLRQRNMAAVDHIMDALDDVAHTATQILEKLSGGKCPADTDADYQHLAELWDMNHCLLASLGVSHPALETIRGFARARSLACKLTGAGGGGYAMILIPPSTPRTAVDSLTGQLLENGFRVTETCVGGPGVELEM comes from the exons ATGTTGAACGGAGACAATTGTTATACTGTGAGCGTGTCGGCGCCCGGGAAAGTAATCCTTCACGGAGAACATTCTGTTGTCTATGGGAAGACCGCTATAGCCGTGAGCCTGGGTCTGCGGAGCTCTATCGTCATAAAg GAAGTGAAAACCGCCGGCGAGCCAGTCGTCTACATACACCTGCCGTGCGTGGGTCTCCAAGAGACCATCCCCCTCAACCCGACAGTGAAAGCCCTGTTCAACCCCCCACTATGCGCCGGGGTTACCGGCAAATTCACCTGGAAGATACCAGGGAAGCTAGACCACGACTGCCACTTGAGGAAAGTCAACGAGTTCCTGCATATGATGAAGCCAAATTTCGACGAGCTGCCTAGCAATCAGAAGAATTCCTTGAGGAGTTTCCTGTATATGTACTCGGGGATCTTTGGAAGTACCAATGTTCAG ATCAAATCCATGGACATATCGATGGGTTCCGAGCTCACGATCGGGGCAGGTACCGGCAGCTCCGCCTCCTTCGCCGTCTGCCTGGCGGGGGCGCTGCTCCGTCTGCTCTCCCTTAAGGCCCACCCCGCCGCCGCCTTCGAGCCGCCCCAGGGCTTCGAGCCTCACGAGCGGGAGGCCATATCAGCGTGGGCTTATAACTGCGAGAGGATCATGCATGGAGCGCCGTCAG GCATTGACAACGAGACCTGCACATTCGGCTCCGTGGTATCCTTCAAGAAGGGCAGCAAGCCTCGCCACCTCGACCTGCGACTGAACCTGCGAGTGTTGCTGGTAGACTCGCGGGTCAGCCGCGAGACGCACGCGCTCGTCGTCAAAGTGGCCGGCCTGAGGCAGAGGAACATGGCGGCCGTCGACCACATCATGGACGCGTTGGACGACGTCGCGCACACTGCCACGCAG ATATTGGAAAAACTCTCGGGTGGCAAGTGTCCAGCGGACACAGATGCTGACTACCAGCACTTagca gaattgtGGGACATGAACCACTGTCTCCTGGCGTCGCTGGGCGTGTCGCACCCGGCGCTGGAAACGATCCGTGGAttcgcgcgcgcgcgcagcctgGCCTGCAAGCTgaccggcgcgggcggcggggg TTACGCGATGATCCTGATCCCGCCTTCGACTCCTCGCACCGCAGTGGACTCCCTCACCGGCCAGCTCTTGGAGAACGGCTTCCGAGTGACGGAGACCTGCGTCGGCGGGCCCGGCGTCGAGCTGGAGATGTGA